A genome region from Mastacembelus armatus chromosome 8, fMasArm1.2, whole genome shotgun sequence includes the following:
- the mapk8ip3 gene encoding C-Jun-amino-terminal kinase-interacting protein 3 isoform X2, with product MMELQIDEVVYQDDYGSGSVMSERVSGLANSIYREFERLIRSYDEEVVKELMPLVVNVLENLDAVLTENQEHEVELELLKEDNEQLLTQYEREKQLRKQAEEKFIEFEDALEAEKKDLQMQVEFLELQGKQLELKTKNYSDQITRLEERESDMKKEFNALHQRHTEMIQMYVEHIERSKMQQAGSNSQSEGHGCGRTKAERPPSLSLYPSGEGMVRGGLGGARMMPGKDIWQVSELGHSTFSSAYQEDGSESDSVAATPSSTGSKSNTPTSSVPSATVTPINEDCLPHSNFDVIRSGNCRKNAKRLSRNMEVQVSQETRNVSIGMGSSDEWSEFPEIIDSPSDLEMRVYGGGNSPSQGIVNEAFGINTDSLYHEIKDAKSDIIGDVDAGAELLGEFSVRDDFFGMGKEVENLLTENKQLLETKNALNIVKNDLIAKVDELSGEHEVLREELEAVRQSKNKVDAKVKELEEELKRLRAEALGASRDSKDEGGDDFSSPMQDGDMTMTHRRRFTRVEMARVLMERNQYKERLMELQEAVRWTEMIRASRESPPIQEKKKSTIWQFFARLFSSSSSPPPVKRPYCSVNIHYKSPSPAQRRSHTMCQISTSNRTLEFFPEELASNGVASLLSDSALLARREQRREQYRQVREHMRRDDGIMQACGWSVPSRFKQTGGQMDSAQNSPLKRQQATNEKEDNRMKNVPVPVYCRPLVEKDPNRKLWCAAGVDLTGWRASSQESVPAKAPSGSSDPLRVEEDGADKKSSHNSPEKRKSKELQEADTMSSRVWILTSTHSASKVVIIDANQPGSLVDQFNVCNAHVLCISSVPAASESDYPAGEIVLDPGDGGLGGGEDTSGVEGMLAGITLVGCATNCSVARSNCSSRTDTPIMDKGQAPTAPPMNGKIHPAQSAEEATEATEVPESTATHIEMRSGPPGPFTEHVFTDPQPRPADASDRSTSQSKEETCQPPESEDGGEEAKNYTSVAPTMWLGAQNGWLYVHSAVGNWKKCLHSIKLKDSVLSLVHVKGRVLVALADGTLAIFHRSEDGQWDLSNYHLMDLGRPHHSIRCMAVVHDKVWCGYKNKIHVIQPKSMQIEKSFDAHPRRESQVRQLAWIGDGVWVSIRLDSTLRLYHAHTHQHLQDVDIEPYVSKMLGTGKLGFSFVRITALLIGGNRLWVGTGNGVIISIPLTETVVLHRGQLLGLRANKVSPTSSGGVIHVYSDDGSEKSSGSFIPYCSMAQAQLCFHGHRDAVKFFVSVPGNVLATLNGSVLDSPSEGQGSTAPVETEAQSVQNVLVLSGGEGYIDFRIGDGEDDETEEGESVEASQMKPALCKAERSHIIVWQVSFIPE from the exons ATGATGGAGCTGCAAATTGACGAGGTGGTCTACCAGGACGACTACGGCTCCGGCTCCGTGATGTCGGAGCGTGTATCGGGCCTCGCAAACAGCATCTACCGGGAGTTTGAGCGGCTGATCCGTAGCTATGATGAAGAGGTGGTTAAGGAGCTGATGCCGCTGGTGGTGAATGTCCTGGAGAACCTGGACGCAGTGCTGACCGAGAACCAGGAGCACGAAGTGGAGCTGGAGCTACTGAAGGAGGACAACGAGCAACTCCTCACCCAGTATGAGAGGGAGAAACAGCTGCGCAAGCAGGCGGAGGAG AAATTCATTGAATTTGAGGATGCCTTGGAAGCTGAGAAGAAGGACCTGCAGATGCAGGTGGAGTTTTTGGAGCTGCAGGGGAAACAGCTGGAGCTCAAGACAAAGAACTATTCTGACCAGA tcACTCGGTTGGAGGAGCGAGAATCAGACATGAAGAAAGAGTTTAATGCTCTGCACCAGCGCCACACTGAG ATGATTCAGATGTATGTCGAGCACATAGAGCGGTCCAAAATGCAGCAAGCAGGGagcaacagccaatcagaaggcCACGGCTGTGGACGAAC CAAAGCGGAGCGCCCACCTTCATTGAGCCTGTATCCCAGCGGCGAGGGCATGGTACGTGGGGGTCTCGGGGGGGCTAGGATGATGCCCGGGAAAGACATCTGGCAGGTCAGCGAGCTCGGCCATTCTACCTTCAGCTCCGCCTATCAG GAGGATGGATCAGAGTCCGACTCCGTGGCAGCCACACCAAGCAGCACAGGAAGCAAATCCAACACACCCACCTCCTCCGTCCCCTCCGCTACTGTCACCCCCATCAACGAGGACTGTCTGCCACACTCCAACTTTGATGTGATACGGTCTGGGAACTGCAGGAAAAATGCCAAGAGACTCAGCCGGAATATGGAGGTGCAAGTTTCTCAGGAAACCAGGAATGTCAGCATCG GAATGGGAAGCAGCGATGAGTGGTCTGAATTTCCAGAGATCATTGATTCTCCCTCTGACCTGGAGATGCGTGTGTATGGGGGAGGAAACAG CCCCTCTCAAGGCATAGTGAATGAGGCCTTCGGCATCAACACTGACTCTCTCTACCACGAGATCAAAGACGCCAAGTCAGACATCATTGGAGATGTAGATGCAGGTGCCGAGCTACTAG GCGAGTTCTCAG TCCGTGATGATTTCTTCG GGATGGGAAAGGAGGTGGAGAACCTGCTGACAGAGAACAAACAGCTCCTAGAGACCAA AAATGCTCTCAACATTGTGAAAAATGATCTTATTGCCAAAGTGGACGAGCTGTCGGGGGAGCATGAGGTGCTTAGGGAGGAGCTGGAGGCAGTGAGGCAGTCCAAGAACAAGGTGGATGCCAAAGTCAAGGAGCTGGAAGAAGAACTGAAGag GTTAAGAGCAGAGGCTCTTGGTGCATCTCGGGACTCCAAAGATGAAGGAGGTGATGAT TTTTCATCACCAATGCAAGATGGCGACATGACGATGACACACCGGCGGCGGTTCACCCGAGTGGAGATGGCCCGTGTGCTGATGGAGAGGAACCAGTACAAAGAGAGGCTGATGGAGCTGCAGGAGGCTGTGCGGTGGACAGAAATGATCAG ggCATCAAGAGAGAGTCCCCCGATCcaggagaaaaagaaatctACCATCTGGCAGTT CTTTGCACGTCTCTTCAGCTCATCATCCAGCCCTCCCCCTGTCAAGCGGCCATACTGCAGTGTCAATATCCACTACAAGTCTCCTTCACCGGCTCAGAGGCGCAGCCACACCATGTGTCAGATCTCCACCTCCAACCGCACCCTGGAGTTCTTTCCTGAAGA ACTGGCCAGTAATGGTGTTGCGTCTCTCCTCAGTGACTCGGCATTGTTAGCCCGCCGAGAGCAGCGGCGTGAACAGTACCGGCAGGTCCGCGAGCACATGCGCCGGGACGATGGCATCATGCAGGCCTGTGGCTGGAGTGTGCCCTCTCGCTTTAAACAG ACTGGTGGTCAGATGGACAGCGCTCAGAACAGCCCGCTGAAGAGACAACAG GCTACCAATGAAAAAGAGGATAACCGCATGAAGAATGTTCCTGTTCCAGTGTACTGTCGTCCTCTGGTAGAGAAAGACCCCAACAGGAAG TTGTGGTGTGCAGCAGGAGTGGACCTGACAGGGTGGAGGGCCAGCAGCCAGGAGTCGGTACCAGCCAAAGCACCATCAGGCAGCAGCGACCCCCTGCGTGTTGAGGAAGACGGAGCTGACAAGAAGAGCAGCCATAACTCCCCAGAAAAGAGGAAG TCAAAGGAGCTCCAGGAAGCAGACACCATGAGCAGTCGAGTGTGGATCCTCACCAGCACCCACTCTGCAAGCAAGGTGGTCATCATCGACGCCAATCAGCCAGGTTCACTGGTTGACCAGTTCAATGTCTGCAATGCTCACGTGCTGTGCATCTCCAGTGTGCCAG CTGCCAGTGAGAGCGACTATCCAGCAGGAGAGATCGTGCTGGACCCAGGTGATGGTGGTTTGGGGGGAGGCGAGGACACTAGCGGTGTAGAGGGCATGTTGGCTGGTATCACTCTGGTCGGCTGCGCCACCAACTGCAGCGTTGCCCGTAGCAACTGCTCCTCACGCACTGACACACCCATAATGGACAAAGGACAAG CCCCCACTGCTCCCCCCATGAATGGAAAGATTCACCCTGCCCAGTCAGCTGAGGAAGCCACGGAGGCCACTGAGGTTCCTGAGTCAACGGCCACCCACATAGAAATGAGATCTGGACCCCCCGGACCATTTACTGAGCATGTCTTTACAGATCCACAGCCTCGTCCAGCAGACGCCTCTGACAG GAGCACAAGTCAGTCCAAAGAGGAAACATGCCAACCTCCAGAGTCAGAGGATGGAGGTGAAGAGGCCAAAAACTACACCAGCGTGGCCCCGACTATGTGGCTGGGAGCCCAGAATGGCTG GCTCTATGTCCACTCAGCTGTTGGGAACTGGAAGAAATGTCTCCACTCTATCAAACTCAAAGACTCTGTGCTCAGTCTGGT GCATGTGAAAGGTCGTGTGTTGGTTGCTCTTGCTGATGGGACCCTGGCCATTTTCCATAGATCAGAGG ATGGCCAGTGGGATTTGTCCAACTACCACCTAATGGACCTCGGTCGACCACACCACTCCATCCGCTGCATGGCTGTGGTCCATGATAAGGTTTGGTGTGGCTACAAGAACAAGATCCATGTCATTCAGCCCAAGAGCATGCAGATTGAG AAGTCCTTTGACGCCCACCCCCGCAGGGAGAGCCAGGTACGGCAGCTAGCGTGGATTGGTGACGGTGTGTGGGTGTCTATCCGTCTGGACTCGACCCTGCGTCTCTATCATGCTCATACACACCAGCACCTGCAGGATGTAGACATTGAGCCATATGTCAGCAAGATGCTCG GTACTGGCAAGCTGGGCTTCTCCTTCGTACGAATCACAGCTCTGCTGATTGGTGGAAATCGTCTCTGGGTAGGAACTGGAAATGGTGTGATCATCTCCATCCCACTGACAGAGA CGGTAGTCCTTCACCGGGGACAGCTCCTGGGTTTGAGGG CCAATAAGGTGTCTCCAACATCCTCAGGTGGAGTGATCCATGTGTACAGTGACGATGGTTCTGAAAAGAGCAGCGGCAGCTTCATCCCCTACTGCTCCATGGCACAGGCCCAGCTCTGTTTCCATGGGCACCGTGATGCTGTCAAGTTCTTCGTCTCTGTACCTG gcaATGTTTTGGCTACTCTAAACGGCAGTGTGCTGGACAGTCCATCAGAGGGGCAAGGCTCTACAGCACCCGTAGAGACGGAGGCTCAGAGTGTTCAGAACGTGTTGGTGCTGAGTGGTGGAGAGGGCTACATCGACTTCCGTATAG GGGATGGAGAGGATGATGAAACAGAAGAAGGAGAGAGTGTTGAGGCTTCACAGATGAAACCTGCCTTGTGCAAAGCTGAGCGGAGCCACATCATTGTCTGGCAGGTGTCTTTCATACCCGAGTGA
- the mapk8ip3 gene encoding C-Jun-amino-terminal kinase-interacting protein 3 isoform X5 gives MMELQIDEVVYQDDYGSGSVMSERVSGLANSIYREFERLIRSYDEEVVKELMPLVVNVLENLDAVLTENQEHEVELELLKEDNEQLLTQYEREKQLRKQAEEKFIEFEDALEAEKKDLQMQVEFLELQGKQLELKTKNYSDQITRLEERESDMKKEFNALHQRHTEMIQMYVEHIERSKMQQAGSNSQSEGHGCGRTSKAERPPSLSLYPSGEGMVRGGLGGARMMPGKDIWQVSELGHSTFSSAYQEDGSESDSVAATPSSTGSKSNTPTSSVPSATVTPINEDCLPHSNFDVIRSGNCRKNAKRLSRNMEVQVSQETRNVSIGMGSSDEWSEFPEIIDSPSDLEMRVYGGGNSPSQGIVNEAFGINTDSLYHEIKDAKSDIIGDVDAGAELLGEFSVRDDFFGMGKEVENLLTENKQLLETKNALNIVKNDLIAKVDELSGEHEVLREELEAVRQSKNKVDAKVKELEEELKRLRAEALGASRDSKDEGGDDFSSPMQDGDMTMTHRRRFTRVEMARVLMERNQYKERLMELQEAVRWTEMIRASRESPPIQEKKKSTIWQFFARLFSSSSSPPPVKRPYCSVNIHYKSPSPAQRRSHTMCQISTSNRTLEFFPEDDSALLARREQRREQYRQVREHMRRDDGIMQACGWSVPSRFKQTGGQMDSAQNSPLKRQQATNEKEDNRMKNVPVPVYCRPLVEKDPNRKLWCAAGVDLTGWRASSQESVPAKAPSGSSDPLRVEEDGADKKSSHNSPEKRKSKELQEADTMSSRVWILTSTHSASKVVIIDANQPGSLVDQFNVCNAHVLCISSVPAASESDYPAGEIVLDPGDGGLGGGEDTSGVEGMLAGITLVGCATNCSVARSNCSSRTDTPIMDKGQAPTAPPMNGKIHPAQSAEEATEATEVPESTATHIEMRSGPPGPFTEHVFTDPQPRPADASDRSTSQSKEETCQPPESEDGGEEAKNYTSVAPTMWLGAQNGWLYVHSAVGNWKKCLHSIKLKDSVLSLVHVKGRVLVALADGTLAIFHRSEDGQWDLSNYHLMDLGRPHHSIRCMAVVHDKVWCGYKNKIHVIQPKSMQIEKSFDAHPRRESQVRQLAWIGDGVWVSIRLDSTLRLYHAHTHQHLQDVDIEPYVSKMLGTGKLGFSFVRITALLIGGNRLWVGTGNGVIISIPLTETVVLHRGQLLGLRANKVSPTSSGGVIHVYSDDGSEKSSGSFIPYCSMAQAQLCFHGHRDAVKFFVSVPGNVLATLNGSVLDSPSEGQGSTAPVETEAQSVQNVLVLSGGEGYIDFRIGDGEDDETEEGESVEASQMKPALCKAERSHIIVWQVSFIPE, from the exons ATGATGGAGCTGCAAATTGACGAGGTGGTCTACCAGGACGACTACGGCTCCGGCTCCGTGATGTCGGAGCGTGTATCGGGCCTCGCAAACAGCATCTACCGGGAGTTTGAGCGGCTGATCCGTAGCTATGATGAAGAGGTGGTTAAGGAGCTGATGCCGCTGGTGGTGAATGTCCTGGAGAACCTGGACGCAGTGCTGACCGAGAACCAGGAGCACGAAGTGGAGCTGGAGCTACTGAAGGAGGACAACGAGCAACTCCTCACCCAGTATGAGAGGGAGAAACAGCTGCGCAAGCAGGCGGAGGAG AAATTCATTGAATTTGAGGATGCCTTGGAAGCTGAGAAGAAGGACCTGCAGATGCAGGTGGAGTTTTTGGAGCTGCAGGGGAAACAGCTGGAGCTCAAGACAAAGAACTATTCTGACCAGA tcACTCGGTTGGAGGAGCGAGAATCAGACATGAAGAAAGAGTTTAATGCTCTGCACCAGCGCCACACTGAG ATGATTCAGATGTATGTCGAGCACATAGAGCGGTCCAAAATGCAGCAAGCAGGGagcaacagccaatcagaaggcCACGGCTGTGGACGAAC CAGCAAAGCGGAGCGCCCACCTTCATTGAGCCTGTATCCCAGCGGCGAGGGCATGGTACGTGGGGGTCTCGGGGGGGCTAGGATGATGCCCGGGAAAGACATCTGGCAGGTCAGCGAGCTCGGCCATTCTACCTTCAGCTCCGCCTATCAG GAGGATGGATCAGAGTCCGACTCCGTGGCAGCCACACCAAGCAGCACAGGAAGCAAATCCAACACACCCACCTCCTCCGTCCCCTCCGCTACTGTCACCCCCATCAACGAGGACTGTCTGCCACACTCCAACTTTGATGTGATACGGTCTGGGAACTGCAGGAAAAATGCCAAGAGACTCAGCCGGAATATGGAGGTGCAAGTTTCTCAGGAAACCAGGAATGTCAGCATCG GAATGGGAAGCAGCGATGAGTGGTCTGAATTTCCAGAGATCATTGATTCTCCCTCTGACCTGGAGATGCGTGTGTATGGGGGAGGAAACAG CCCCTCTCAAGGCATAGTGAATGAGGCCTTCGGCATCAACACTGACTCTCTCTACCACGAGATCAAAGACGCCAAGTCAGACATCATTGGAGATGTAGATGCAGGTGCCGAGCTACTAG GCGAGTTCTCAG TCCGTGATGATTTCTTCG GGATGGGAAAGGAGGTGGAGAACCTGCTGACAGAGAACAAACAGCTCCTAGAGACCAA AAATGCTCTCAACATTGTGAAAAATGATCTTATTGCCAAAGTGGACGAGCTGTCGGGGGAGCATGAGGTGCTTAGGGAGGAGCTGGAGGCAGTGAGGCAGTCCAAGAACAAGGTGGATGCCAAAGTCAAGGAGCTGGAAGAAGAACTGAAGag GTTAAGAGCAGAGGCTCTTGGTGCATCTCGGGACTCCAAAGATGAAGGAGGTGATGAT TTTTCATCACCAATGCAAGATGGCGACATGACGATGACACACCGGCGGCGGTTCACCCGAGTGGAGATGGCCCGTGTGCTGATGGAGAGGAACCAGTACAAAGAGAGGCTGATGGAGCTGCAGGAGGCTGTGCGGTGGACAGAAATGATCAG ggCATCAAGAGAGAGTCCCCCGATCcaggagaaaaagaaatctACCATCTGGCAGTT CTTTGCACGTCTCTTCAGCTCATCATCCAGCCCTCCCCCTGTCAAGCGGCCATACTGCAGTGTCAATATCCACTACAAGTCTCCTTCACCGGCTCAGAGGCGCAGCCACACCATGTGTCAGATCTCCACCTCCAACCGCACCCTGGAGTTCTTTCCTGAAGA TGACTCGGCATTGTTAGCCCGCCGAGAGCAGCGGCGTGAACAGTACCGGCAGGTCCGCGAGCACATGCGCCGGGACGATGGCATCATGCAGGCCTGTGGCTGGAGTGTGCCCTCTCGCTTTAAACAG ACTGGTGGTCAGATGGACAGCGCTCAGAACAGCCCGCTGAAGAGACAACAG GCTACCAATGAAAAAGAGGATAACCGCATGAAGAATGTTCCTGTTCCAGTGTACTGTCGTCCTCTGGTAGAGAAAGACCCCAACAGGAAG TTGTGGTGTGCAGCAGGAGTGGACCTGACAGGGTGGAGGGCCAGCAGCCAGGAGTCGGTACCAGCCAAAGCACCATCAGGCAGCAGCGACCCCCTGCGTGTTGAGGAAGACGGAGCTGACAAGAAGAGCAGCCATAACTCCCCAGAAAAGAGGAAG TCAAAGGAGCTCCAGGAAGCAGACACCATGAGCAGTCGAGTGTGGATCCTCACCAGCACCCACTCTGCAAGCAAGGTGGTCATCATCGACGCCAATCAGCCAGGTTCACTGGTTGACCAGTTCAATGTCTGCAATGCTCACGTGCTGTGCATCTCCAGTGTGCCAG CTGCCAGTGAGAGCGACTATCCAGCAGGAGAGATCGTGCTGGACCCAGGTGATGGTGGTTTGGGGGGAGGCGAGGACACTAGCGGTGTAGAGGGCATGTTGGCTGGTATCACTCTGGTCGGCTGCGCCACCAACTGCAGCGTTGCCCGTAGCAACTGCTCCTCACGCACTGACACACCCATAATGGACAAAGGACAAG CCCCCACTGCTCCCCCCATGAATGGAAAGATTCACCCTGCCCAGTCAGCTGAGGAAGCCACGGAGGCCACTGAGGTTCCTGAGTCAACGGCCACCCACATAGAAATGAGATCTGGACCCCCCGGACCATTTACTGAGCATGTCTTTACAGATCCACAGCCTCGTCCAGCAGACGCCTCTGACAG GAGCACAAGTCAGTCCAAAGAGGAAACATGCCAACCTCCAGAGTCAGAGGATGGAGGTGAAGAGGCCAAAAACTACACCAGCGTGGCCCCGACTATGTGGCTGGGAGCCCAGAATGGCTG GCTCTATGTCCACTCAGCTGTTGGGAACTGGAAGAAATGTCTCCACTCTATCAAACTCAAAGACTCTGTGCTCAGTCTGGT GCATGTGAAAGGTCGTGTGTTGGTTGCTCTTGCTGATGGGACCCTGGCCATTTTCCATAGATCAGAGG ATGGCCAGTGGGATTTGTCCAACTACCACCTAATGGACCTCGGTCGACCACACCACTCCATCCGCTGCATGGCTGTGGTCCATGATAAGGTTTGGTGTGGCTACAAGAACAAGATCCATGTCATTCAGCCCAAGAGCATGCAGATTGAG AAGTCCTTTGACGCCCACCCCCGCAGGGAGAGCCAGGTACGGCAGCTAGCGTGGATTGGTGACGGTGTGTGGGTGTCTATCCGTCTGGACTCGACCCTGCGTCTCTATCATGCTCATACACACCAGCACCTGCAGGATGTAGACATTGAGCCATATGTCAGCAAGATGCTCG GTACTGGCAAGCTGGGCTTCTCCTTCGTACGAATCACAGCTCTGCTGATTGGTGGAAATCGTCTCTGGGTAGGAACTGGAAATGGTGTGATCATCTCCATCCCACTGACAGAGA CGGTAGTCCTTCACCGGGGACAGCTCCTGGGTTTGAGGG CCAATAAGGTGTCTCCAACATCCTCAGGTGGAGTGATCCATGTGTACAGTGACGATGGTTCTGAAAAGAGCAGCGGCAGCTTCATCCCCTACTGCTCCATGGCACAGGCCCAGCTCTGTTTCCATGGGCACCGTGATGCTGTCAAGTTCTTCGTCTCTGTACCTG gcaATGTTTTGGCTACTCTAAACGGCAGTGTGCTGGACAGTCCATCAGAGGGGCAAGGCTCTACAGCACCCGTAGAGACGGAGGCTCAGAGTGTTCAGAACGTGTTGGTGCTGAGTGGTGGAGAGGGCTACATCGACTTCCGTATAG GGGATGGAGAGGATGATGAAACAGAAGAAGGAGAGAGTGTTGAGGCTTCACAGATGAAACCTGCCTTGTGCAAAGCTGAGCGGAGCCACATCATTGTCTGGCAGGTGTCTTTCATACCCGAGTGA